Genomic DNA from Babylonia areolata isolate BAREFJ2019XMU chromosome 9, ASM4173473v1, whole genome shotgun sequence:
agtcgccAATGTGGCTaactgtctggttgactaaagtcacctatgtggtgaactgtctggtcgactaaagtcacctatgtggtgaactgtctggttgactaaagtcacctatgtggtgaactgtctggttgactaaagtcacctatgtggtgaactgtctggttgactaaagtcacctatgtggtgaactgtctggttgactaaagtcgcctatgtggtgaactgtctggttgactaaagtcgcctatggcagtgaaaaGGTTGAAATAAATGAAATTCTATGAAGGGGCCGTAAATAAATACAGGAATTTTAAAACAATTCTTACATCAATATTTAGATACTGTGTCAGGAAGACCGTACTGTTGCTGACTCACACACGCCTATCCCAAAATCGTACCATAAGGTAcagttgatgtaaaaaaaaaaaaaaacataaggaacaaactgaaattttgaagAACTTTCAGGGACACAATATACTGTTATAAATGTGATGCTGTTCAAGGTTCTTCTTCATCAGTCTCACACATTTGCTAATGATGGGTGCAACaactgagtggttaaagggttggacttttttttttttttcaattaagggTCCCAGGCTTGAATCCTGATCACAGTGCTTGGAGAGTAAAAGTTTCAGACTGTCtgtatctcccgggtcaacagatgtgcggtcctgctagtgcttgaaccctcattcatgtgtatacatgtgcagaagatcaaatatgtaggTTACAGATCCCGTACTCTGTGTCAGCATTCAGTaaattgtggaaacaagaacataaacagcatgcacccccccccccacaccctcctccgaaaatggagtatgactgcctacatggcgggggtgaaaacagccatacatgtaaaagcccgctcATGTATACTAGTGAAACATGGGATTCACAGCCcaccaacaaagaagaagaatacatgtgATAATAattttaatctcatgttaatattgatattagcattattttactatattatgtactgtttgtttatttgttttatttcattatttcattacttactgtttatgaatgttatttgatacaagtcacaatatggttcatcagccgtcgtgATAAAAttaaagtgcaacgttgtgagcacagtataagctttaagcttgttgatgctcttttgtcattcactgcattgtaatcatgtgtattgttgaataattaaagattatttaaaccaagaatACATGTTCACTTATGACAGCAAGCCATCTCTTCATGTGAGTGTACACACTTTATGAATCACAACTTCCCATCCACCATCAGCTTTGTCCACCCTTGATTTatcttattattgtcattatcttattttgtgtgtgggtgtgcatgtgcgctcgtgtgtgtgtgggggggtaggggaagcagttaagaatctttttttttatctggttggttgtccttttttttctgttgtaaaaGATCCAGAACACCTGGAACAGTCATCGATCTGGAACTATCAGTAAGTGTGGACGCGCTGAGGAGGAATAATGTAGAAATGGATGAGGTATTCGTCCGAGACAAAGATTTATTGTTCAGTGGCACATGTGCACTACTTTGGGTACTTTTGGTGAGACCGCGATTTAGCCCTTGTCTTGATTGGCTGCACATTTTGTAAAAACAGTTCAGAAGTGAACTTTTATTTTGAAATGGAAAATTGTGCATTTGCATGGGacgggaatgtcagacccctgccggagtctgcaatAGTGGGTCacgtatgtgtaattaaatggaaAATTGTGACCTAGTTTTAGTGTCACTCCTTTTTGAGCCGCAGGCCCACACAGTTGGGGTTCTGCTGCCTCTTGTCTCTTGCTGGTCAGGGTACCAGTGATGTGGCCTTGTGGAACCTCAGCGTTTCCTACCTGCCCTGGGTCCATAGGAGGCCCTTGGAGCTGATAGCTCATTCACTGAGACTGGAGGGGTCCAGTCGGGAATTTTTGCCACCTGTGGTTTCAAGGAAGTGTGACTTGGAATGTCTGTCAGAAAGCTTGGAGGGATGACTAGAAGAGCCGCTTGATTAAGGTCAATGTTTATCTATTACAGGATTTATTTCAAGATTTACTTTtctgaaagaatgtgtgtgtgcctggaatgATTAGAAGTATTTTGTTACATTGAGTAATAATCATAAAGAGGGAACGTCATacctacttctgtctgtctattggtgCGCCTTCTGAGTGAATGGAGTGATACGTGACTGTGGAGTATGACAGGAAcagtcaacaattttttttttcttcttcttttattaacaAATACAGCTGTTCCGGAGCGGCAGGCAGGCATGCTTTAGTGACTGACCTTGAGGAGCGTAGTACTGCTGCTGGGGGTAGGCGCCAGGCCGAGGGGCGTACTGCTGTTGGGCAGGGTAGTACTGCTGTTGAGGGTAGGTCGCCGGTGGCGGGGCCTGCTGAGGGTAGCCACCCGGGGGCTGGTAGTACGCCTGCTGAGGGTAGGCCCCTTGTTGAGGGTAGCCTGGCTGTGGAGCGTAGCCGGGCTGTTGAGGGTAGGCACCTTGCTGAGGGTAACCTGGCTGTGGAGCATAGGCCGGCTGCTGGGCGTAGACTGGCTGGGGAGGGACCGCTGAGGGATGAGGCATCGGTGGTCCCGCTTGAAACACGGATGAAACGCAAGTGTTCAAACGATTCATTAATATGCTGCTTAGCGCTTACCTTGTGAAgtgtccatgtgcatgtgtgtgaatgataggTATGTACAGCATTTTTATTTCTAAACGAGATTTAGCGCTTTGTAAACACCACTACGGTTATTGTTATTCTtcaatttcttctccttcttcagcgCTGatactgatatggccctgtgtagtCAGATGGGCTACACGCAACAAAATATACCATTAGCTGTAGAAGCAGtagcattactattattatcatcttcatcaatcattatcaccaccatcatcatcattattatactgTACCTGCAACACATACGCCCAAGACAGAAACAGTTGATCAATAAAACAAGTGAAATTCCTTTCTCTGTTCCAATATATTTCCTCATAATGCATAAGTTCCTGTTAAAAAAATACATAGTGCTTCTTTTCCAGTGAAACAATCACACATCTTTCCAGTAAACATGAATAAATTGTTCATTATTACCATTCCACAGGCAGACAAGAATCTCCTTTGCTTCTTCATTAAATGAATATAGCAAGACTTCACAAGCAAAATTTTCCTTATTTATGAATCAAAGAAAAAAGGTTTTACACGTAAACAAGAAATCTCTGCATAATAGAAATCGCTCacctgagagagaaacagaaaacaagcagAACTCCTTCATCTGTTTCAATAATACACCAACTGATTCCTCAGGATGTTCAGCCGTCTAACTCTGCTAATTACTGTTCAAAGGCTCTGCTAGATCCTAGTGTGATTTCCTCATGAACCCAACTTCTATGCATAAGCATATATGCCCTCATAgatacccacacacagacccactaGTACATACCTgatacccacacacagacacattggtaCACACCTGATACCCACAcggacacactgatacacacctgatacccacacacagacacatcggaACACACCTgatacccacacacagacacaccggtaCACacctgacacccacacacagactcaccgATACACACCTgatacccacacacagacacgccggTACACACCTgatacccacacacagacacaccgatacacacctgatacccacacacagacacaccggtaCACACCTGAtacccacacacagactcaccgATACACACCTgatacccacacacagacacaccggtaCACACCTgatacccacacacagacacaacggtACACACCTgatacccacacacagacacaccggtaCACACCTGAtacccatacacagacacaccgatacacacctgatacccacacacagacacaccggtaCACACCTgatacccacacacagacacaccagtacACACCTGCCATCCCATCAAAGCCCACGGCGGGAGCAGGACCACcagggtaggggggcggggcggaTGACACAGGCTGTGCCTGCTGCTGTTGGACTGGAGCCGATGCTTCCTTTTGAGGTGGGGGCGGCAACTGTCAACACGCAGACAACATTGTGTCATACGGACAACCTGCTTTGAAAccacactgttctctctctctctctgtgtttatgttaTGCTTTTGTACTGCGTGTCCGTTACATTTCCCCCTTCTCTTGagagcaggatgaaaacaagctatttgtgcttattcatttttttccccctcaataagaaaggttcatttgtttgttcgtttttttttttcgttttttctctctctttttatctcacagtcaacaacacacaaacacaccaacacagacacacacatacatacacatcggcatatacacacacatacatacctacaccCATATACAtctacagtgcacacacacacacacacacacacatacacatgcacgttcattcacatacgcatacatgtagtgacattcaaacacacacacacacacacaaactaaaacagacaaaaacaacaacagtctacAAAACATTCCTAACCAATAATACATACCACTTTGCAGATGGCATCCATCCAagcgctgaaaaaaaaacacaaaccatcaCATGCTTTTCAGTTCAATGATGAAAACATACTGTCAAAAAGAAGGTTAATCACTGTTATACACATAATAACCCTTTTTGGGAATGGTGAATGTAATATTCATGGCAGTAAACCTCCTCATCCTTCATCGGAtctgtagaaaaacaacaacaaaaagtctcaagcaagcattcaaacacacatcacaatgaCTGACTTGACTGCACTCCTCCTTCAGCTGCAGCCATCTCCTATCATATCTCCCTTGAACTGCAGTCATTTCCCATCACATCTCCCTTCAGCTGCAATCATCTCTCATCATATCTCCCATCAGCTGCAGTCATTTCCCATCATATCTCCCTTGAACTGCAGTCATTTCCCATCACATCTCCCTTCAGCTGCAATCATCTCCCATCACATCTCCCTTCAACTGCAGTCATTTCCCATCATATCTCCCTTCAGCTGCAGTCATTTCCCATCCTATCTCCCTTCAGCTGCAATTATCTCCATCATATCTCCCTTCAGCTGCAATCATCTCCCATCCTATCTCCCTTCAGCTGCAATCATCTCCATCATATCTCCCTTCAGCTGCAATCATCTCCAATTACATTTCCCTTCAGCTGCAGTTATTTCCCCTCCAATCTCCTTTCAGCTGCAATCATCTCCCATCCTATCTCCCTTCAGCTGCAATCATTTCCCATCCTATCTCCCATCAGCTGCAATCATCTCCCATCCTATCTCCCTTCAGCTGCAATCATCTCTCATCATATCTCCCATCAGCTGCAATCATCTCCCAACCTATCTCCCATCAGCTGCAATCATCTCCCATCATAACCTCCATCAGCTGCAATCATCTCCCATCCTATCTCCATTCAGCTGCAATCATCTCCCATCCTATCTCCCATCAGCTGCAGTCATTTCCTATCACATCTCCCTTCAGCTGCAGTCATTTCCCATCCTATCTCCCTTCAGCTGCAATCATCTCCATCATATCTCCCTTCAGCTGCAATCATCTCCCATCCTATCTCCCATCAGCTGCAATCATCTCCCATCCTATCTCCCTTCAGCTGCAATAATCTCCCATCATAAGTCCTTTCAACTGTAATCATCTCCATTGTATATACCTTCTGCTGCAATCTCCCATCATATCTCCCATCAGCTGCAATCATTTCAATTATATCTCTCAACAGCTGCAATCATCTCCCATCATATTTTCCAGTAGATACAGTTATCCACAACTCGGGAGAAGTACTGTTTGCCACTACCTTAGATGCAACCAAAACGCTTCGCCCCATCCCTtccacccagaacacacacagaggtgattaTTCACCATATCTGATGACACGTGCATGCAATTCATACCCTGACCCACACCTACCGGTACCAcagcccacacccccacctccctaaccCTCTTCCCCTGTGCGACACTCACTGCAGGTCTTCTTCACTGTCTGCCAGGAACCAGTGGATTTTCGCTTTGCTAGATGGCTTCTGGGGAATGGCCAAAACCTTGTTGATGCTCTCCCCTCTGGGAGGGTCCGGACGGTCATGCATGCCATTTGTGTACTGGCCGTAGGCAAACCATTTCTTCACCTCCTGTAGTATTAAGATCATGATGCATTGTGAGACAGGTGTATTGTGTATGGTCGTGCCATTTCCTCACCTGTGTTACACCATTACGATAGACATATATGCATGCAACCAAATGTATTATGTAATGTTATTACTCCatcaccccttacacacacacaaacacacacgcacatgcacacacacacacaaccaaaacccctTTTGGAAATGGAGAATGTAAATGACATTTCAACACAAAGAAAATTAAGTAAGGATGAATCTAATATATTAATTATTAgttgctaaaacacacacacacacacacacacacacacacacacacacacacacacttgatacttATCAATTCACCCCTCACAAAACAGTAAAAGGCTGCCTATGAAGCACTGACAGGGTAAAAATGATCAtaaacataaaagcccacttgcacatacacatatacacaaattaAATGGGAGTTACAGTCCATGAATGCAGGTGAAGAAGACACTTATCGGATACCGCCTGTTCACAAGCATTGAATTATCAGGATTggcatcagaaaaagaaaaactttaGTTTGAACCAAAATGACTGGACCAAGAAATATTTCaacagaaattatatatatatatatatataaactgatcTATCTAGCTGACACAGAACATGCTGATTTGATCTAATGACAACaagcccacccctacccccactcaaccacctccctcctcctcccctcccccaaaaagaAAATCACTGAAACTTAATATATACTGACACAGCCCAAGGGAGCCCCcctaaaaagcacacacacacacacacacacacacacacacacacacacacacacacacagtgccaattGTTGTGTCATATGCATTCTAGATATTCATGAAATTTATGGACTTCTGGAAATATTGTATTAATACAATCAATATTGTATCAATTCAACTGGTGGCACGTTTTTCGTAACCAATGTTAGTAAACAGACctccaataaaaaaaatatcatcaaAAACTCAACTTATCCTCTTAcatataatttggtgtcttgAACAAATCCTCACCCCTCAACATAACACCATGTTAATACAGCcaaggggagaggaaaaaaacacaaacgaaaaATACAGAGCACCATCACTGGTCTGTGAGACTTACAAACATGTTGATGGTGCCCATAGGGGAGCTGTCCCCTTGCTTCTTGAACACCACCAGGTTGGTGTCCTGGTACAGAACCACCCACACTCTGTTCCATCCTCCTGATATGATGCTCTCTGCAAAACAAGACACTGGTGCTCATAGTACTGGTCACTGATGTGTGCATCCACTCATCCAGACAAGCTGTTGGTGGGACTGTTTTGGGAAAAGGATGTCCTCATGaaggtacacacatgcacacacacacacacacacacacacacacacacacacacacacacacattcactctctctctctaactctcggCTCTAACCAATACATTTTACCACATACCcgaattgatatgttcaaaacttagttttgcattttcaagtgcatccctatggaactcccttcctttgcacatacaaatgggcagttctctacctattttcaaatcaagtctgcataaatatCTTCACctcttccaacagtaaataactgatctttgaattactgtaggcagtaacaaagaggtCAGCTATGTCTTATTTactgtatcagttattgttgctgttgttgtcgttgttcttttcttgctttctcatttcatcttgttttgttttgcttcttttgttcttttctttttcctcttttgttttttgttctattttttatgcatgcataaatctctcacctcatctgctaggcagatgcctgacggcagcataacccaatacccttgtcaggccctgagtgcatgcttatatatctatgtacctgtcaaagtggatttctttttacataattttgcctgaggacaacacccTCATTGCTATGTGTTCTTTttgagtgcgccaagtgcgtgctgcacatgggacctcagtttatcatcaaatactaaagactagatgctcagtttgattttccagtcaatcttaggagaaagggcgagagcgggattcaaccCACACCCTTacagactctctgtactggcagcttaatcattctgccatctGCCTCCTGGTGTGCTACTCTTTGGAAATGATGACCttatcaagacacacacacaaacacacaatccctctctctccctctctctctctcactgacagacagatgtacatcatatgtgaacagacacacagagcatacaaataaacagacatacacacaaaaataaatcttTAGAATTTTATCTATTATACCTTTCTTTCTGAGCTGAAAAATGTcttcccccacaacacacactcattccccaagtttattataaaaaaaaataataataataaaataataataataataataaaagacccgaaaaaaaaaaaaaaaaagaatcaacaaatTCCTTGAAAATTCTGTCACCTTCAAGTTCAATGTCAATTTaattatttcaaaatgtatgcatacacatacatgataCATATGCTATAGTATAACTGCATCATGTTTTACACTG
This window encodes:
- the LOC143286099 gene encoding uncharacterized protein LOC143286099 — translated: MSLVKSGYLRKHSKSIISGGWNRVWVVLYQDTNLVVFKKQGDSSPMGTINMFEVKKWFAYGQYTNGMHDRPDPPRGESINKVLAIPQKPSSKAKIHWFLADSEEDLHAWMDAICKVLPPPPQKEASAPVQQQQAQPVSSAPPPYPGGPAPAVGFDGMAAGPPMPHPSAVPPQPVYAQQPAYAPQPGYPQQGAYPQQPGYAPQPGYPQQGAYPQQAYYQPPGGYPQQAPPPATYPQQQYYPAQQQYAPRPGAYPQQQYYAPQGTYYQQPPQTVIVQQKPKKGGFLSGNSGNMAMGLIGGAALGYGMSRMGGGLMGWGMRGSWSSLSSFGSCGSFGSFGSF